In the genome of Bacillota bacterium, one region contains:
- a CDS encoding phosphotransferase, with the protein MPNRSSDLFASSQEGDRIAVLYDYIEGREPEVDSDIEAIGKQTGQLHNLMQEYRGSPIAHAKPFFIDRYIDLLNRKGFDKTKIRMLSEYGDALWKTAANLPRGFCHGDYHAGNMLRTADGRYVLFDFDAAADAFPVFDVMLICDSTDYFRFDVSGYEKTQRMVERFCTGYTQQRQISDAELLAIYDLIAINHYQLQATIIECLGLDSVGHAFLDQQFHWLMRWREVCVQRGR; encoded by the coding sequence TTGCCTAACCGCTCTTCGGATTTGTTTGCAAGCTCCCAGGAAGGTGATCGGATTGCCGTCCTCTACGACTACATTGAAGGTAGGGAACCGGAGGTTGATAGTGATATCGAAGCCATCGGCAAGCAGACTGGCCAGCTCCACAACCTGATGCAAGAGTATAGGGGGTCCCCAATAGCTCACGCCAAGCCCTTTTTCATCGACCGATACATCGACCTCCTAAATCGAAAGGGTTTCGACAAAACCAAGATAAGGATGCTGTCGGAGTATGGCGACGCCCTATGGAAAACTGCAGCGAACCTTCCCCGGGGATTTTGCCATGGCGATTACCATGCCGGGAATATGCTCCGTACCGCTGATGGCAGATACGTGCTCTTTGACTTCGACGCTGCTGCCGATGCCTTCCCAGTCTTTGATGTGATGCTGATCTGCGACAGCACCGATTACTTCCGGTTCGATGTGTCTGGATACGAAAAAACCCAACGCATGGTTGAGCGCTTCTGCACTGGATACACTCAGCAGCGACAGATCAGCGATGCCGAGCTTCTGGCAATCTACGATCTAATCGCGATTAATCACTACCAACTGCAGGCAACTATTATCGAGTGCCTCGGGCTTGACTCCGTGGGCCACGCCTTTCTTGATCAGCAGTTCCACTGGTTGATGCGCTGGAGGGAAGTCTGCGTCCAAAGGGGCAGATAG
- a CDS encoding aminoglycoside phosphotransferase family protein — protein sequence MLPEGQSMKLLLAWAAKAVDTDGKIIEIQALRANAKERGPWLLRIKHRRGTIDAVLKIGPAATSAYRITDVTMREAFACEAAGLTFAEEHGIPAPRLLAADLDGTETGVLAILSTALPGTPRPPDVTSLRSLGAAAAKLHGIPLSPRPNLPLRTRPRQGEDFITERRWAARYQAASPSEQEEILTEVLSQRPGWSEDGTREKLMSIDTTPLIQRAEERLKELHVPVDQTVFVHCDLAIENAVWDKGTVVGIIDWEGAGAGHYGVDLGNLRLEGALHFGLRAAHEALEGWQEAAGREAENLPYWDLVAALNTPTSLAGWAPTVPGATERRDEFLRAALAQLDRI from the coding sequence ATGTTACCCGAAGGACAGTCGATGAAACTCCTTCTAGCATGGGCGGCTAAAGCCGTAGATACCGATGGGAAGATAATCGAGATCCAAGCTCTTCGCGCCAATGCCAAGGAGCGAGGACCCTGGCTCTTGCGCATCAAACACCGGCGCGGAACCATTGATGCGGTACTGAAGATTGGACCTGCCGCGACCTCGGCTTATCGCATTACCGATGTTACGATGCGGGAGGCCTTTGCCTGCGAGGCTGCCGGCCTCACCTTTGCCGAGGAGCACGGAATCCCAGCACCTCGATTGCTGGCAGCGGATCTTGATGGGACTGAAACGGGAGTATTAGCAATCCTATCAACGGCCTTGCCAGGTACTCCTAGACCCCCGGACGTGACTTCCCTGCGAAGCCTGGGAGCGGCTGCAGCCAAGTTACATGGCATTCCCCTATCGCCACGCCCGAACTTGCCACTGCGGACCCGTCCCCGGCAGGGGGAAGACTTCATCACCGAGCGCCGGTGGGCAGCCCGCTACCAGGCGGCTTCACCATCCGAGCAGGAGGAAATTCTCACCGAGGTGCTGAGCCAACGACCGGGATGGTCTGAGGATGGAACTAGAGAGAAACTGATGTCAATCGACACCACACCACTGATCCAAAGAGCAGAGGAACGACTCAAAGAGCTCCATGTGCCCGTTGACCAGACGGTGTTTGTCCACTGCGATCTCGCCATCGAAAACGCTGTGTGGGACAAGGGTACCGTCGTCGGAATCATCGACTGGGAAGGGGCAGGCGCCGGCCACTATGGCGTGGATCTAGGTAATCTCCGGCTTGAGGGGGCGCTGCATTTCGGTCTCCGGGCCGCCCATGAAGCACTTGAGGGGTGGCAAGAGGCAGCCGGTAGGGAAGCTGAGAATCTTCCGTACTGGGATCTCGTTGCCGCCCTGAATACCCCCACAAGCCTGGCTGGGTGGGCCCCGACGGTACCGGGGGCTACAGAGCGGCGGGACGAGTTCCTGCGGGCTGCCCTGGCTCAATTGGACAGGATATAA